In one window of Sardina pilchardus chromosome 23, fSarPil1.1, whole genome shotgun sequence DNA:
- the rnd3a gene encoding rho family GTPase 3a, producing MKERRSCQKPSLKSGMDTSQSVKCKIVVVGDSQCGKTALLHVFAKDCFPENYVPTVFENYTASFEIDTQRIELSLWDTSGSPYYDNVRPLSYPDSDAVLICFDISRPETLDSVLKKWKGEIQEFCPNTKMLLVGCKSDLRTDLTTLVELSNHRQTPVSYDQGSNMAKQISAPYIECSALQSENSVRDIFHVATLACVNKNSKNVKRNKSSRATKRISHMPSRPDLSAVNSDLRKDKAKSCSVM from the exons ATGAAGGAGAGAAGATCTTGCCAAAAGCCATCACTGAAATCCGGGATGGATACCTCACAGAGTGTGAAATGCAAGATAGTGGTCGTAGGGGATAGCCAGTGTGGCAAGACGGCTCTACTTCACGTGTTCGCCAAGGACTGCTTTCCAGAG AACTATGTCCCGACGGTGTTTGAGAATTACACTGCCAGTTTTGAAATCGACACGCAACGGATTGAACTGAGCCTGTGGGATACTTCAG GCTCTCCGTACTACGACAACGTGAGGCCCCTCTCGTACCCTGACTCCGACGCCGTCCTCATCTGTTTCGACATCAGCAGACCAGAGACGCTGGACAGCGTGCTCAAAAAG TGGAAGGGAGAGATCCAGGAGTTCTGCCCCAACACAAAGATGCTCCTCGTGGGCTGCAAGTCGGACCTGCGGACGGACCTCACCACGCTCGTGGAGCTGTCCAATCACAGGCAAACGCCAGTGTCATATGACCAG GGTTCCAACATGGCCAAGCAGATCTCGGCGCCCTACATCGAGTGTTCCGCGCTGCAGTCGGAGAACAGCGTGCGGGACATATTCCACGTGGCCACCTTGGCCTGCGTCAACAAGAACAGCAAGAACGTGAAGCGGAACAAATCCTCCCGGGCCACCAAGCGGATTTCCCACATGCCGAGCCGCCCCGATCTCTCCGCCGTGAACTCTGACCTCCGCAAGGACAAAGCCAAGAGCTGCTCGGTCATGTGA